A genomic segment from Aegilops tauschii subsp. strangulata cultivar AL8/78 chromosome 1, Aet v6.0, whole genome shotgun sequence encodes:
- the LOC109752177 gene encoding abscisic acid receptor PYL4-like, which translates to MPYTASRPSAPQRARVAAVGAGWKAAAHAASCGAVPGEVARHHEHAAGAGQCCSAVVQAIEAPVGAVWAVVRRFDRPQAYKHFIRSCRVVDGDGGAVGSVREVRVVSGLPATSSRERLEILDDERRVLSFRVVGGEHRLSNYRSVTTVHEAAPAGAVVVESYVVDVPPGNTADETRTFVDTIVRCNLQSLARTAQQLAVPA; encoded by the coding sequence ATGCCGTACACGGCGTCGCGGCCGTCGGCGCCGCAGCGGGCGCGGGTCGCCGCGGTAGGCGCGGGGTGGAAGGCGGCGGCGCACGCGGCGTCGTGCGGGGCGGTGCCGGGGGAGGTGGCGCGGCACCACGAGCACGCGGCGGGCGCCGGGCAGTGCTGCTCCGCGGTGGTGCAGGCGATCGAGGCGCCCGTGGGCGCGGTGTGGGCCGTGGTGCGGCGCTTCGACCGCCCGCAGGCGTACAAGCACTTCATCCGGAGCTGCCGCGTCgtggacggcgacggcggcgcggtgGGGTCGGTGCGCGAGGTGCGGGTGGTGTCGGGCCTCCCCGCCACCAGCAGCCGCGAGCGGCTGGAGATCCTCGACGACGAGCGCCGCGTGCTCAGCTTCCGCGTCGTCGGCGGCGAGCACCGCCTCTCCAACTACCGGTCGGTGACCACCGTGCACGAGGCCGCGCCGGCCGGCGCCGTCGTGGTGGAGTCGTACGTGGTGGACGTGCCCCCCGGGAACACCGCCGACGAGACGCGCACCTTCGTGGACACCATCGTGCGGTGCAACCTCCAGTCGCTGGCGCGCACCGCCCAGCAGCTCGCCGTCCCCGCCTAG